A portion of the Ricinus communis isolate WT05 ecotype wild-type chromosome 10, ASM1957865v1, whole genome shotgun sequence genome contains these proteins:
- the LOC8270494 gene encoding pentatricopeptide repeat-containing protein At4g18975, chloroplastic isoform X3: protein MALQRTASSSASSSQLLLNSASSRSIAKAQCSVLAYTNKFNSNNHFFVDFVGLYCKSKRRSRRIGVSSSSCDSNSSIQRNSFFRFVNSTVRSQSLPLPDLKPKVKCFPYAKYSHNQSRQQMSNPRDDKTCHNCFTKEPHQCRKPVKKAGKEEHHLWKKRDSARSGEKALSLVRIVAKWMLSKGQGTTMGTYDTLLLAFDMDNRVDEAASLWNMILHTHVRSISKRLFSRMISLYDHHNMPDGIIEIFADMEELGVRPDEDTVRRVARAFKELGQEEKQKLVLKRYMSRWKYIHFKGERVRVRRNIPN from the exons ATGGCTCTGCAAAGGACGGCGTCTTCGTCGGCGTCGTCCTCTCAGCTTCTTTTAAACTCAGCTAGTAGTCGTTCCATTGCAAAGGCACAGTGTTCGGTTCTTGcttatactaataaatttaacagTAACAATCACTTCTTTGTTGATTTCGTTGGATTATACTGTAAATCCAAACGAAGAAGCAGGAGAATTGGAGTCTCATCCTCTTCTTGTGATTCTAATTCATCGATTCAGCGGAACAGTTTCTTTCGATTTGTTAACTCCACTGTTCGTTCTCAGTCGCTTCCTCTACCTGATCTCAAACCAAAG GTGAAATGTTTTCCTTATGCCAAGTATTCTCACAATCAAAGTCGACAGCAGATGTCTAATCCAAGAGATGATAAGA CTTGTCACAATTGTTTCACTAAGGAACCCCACCAATGCAGAAAACCAGTAAAGAAAGCAGGAAAGGAAGAGCACCACTTGTGGAAGAAAAGAGATTCAGCTAGATCTGGGGAAAAGGCATTGAGTCTTGTTAGAATT GTGGCAAAGTGGATGTTAAGTAAAGGTCAAGGAACCACAATGGGAACATATGACACCCTTCTATTGGCATTTGATATGGACAACAGGGTAGATGAAGCTGCATCTTTATGGAACATGATTTTGCACACTCATGTACGCTCTATTTCAAAGCGGCTGTTTTCAAGGATGATCTCATTGTACGATCATCATAACATGCCAGATGGGATAATAGAG ATATTTGCAGACATGGAAGAGTTGGGTGTGAGACCAGATGAAGATACTGTCAGAAGAGTGGCTCGTGCCTTCAAAGAATTAGGGCAGGAAGAAAAGCAAAAGTTGGTTCTTAAAAGGTACATGTCTAGATGGAAGTATATCCACTTCAAGGGGGAAAGGGTTAGAGTGAGAAGAAACATACCGAATTAA
- the LOC8270494 gene encoding pentatricopeptide repeat-containing protein At4g18975, chloroplastic isoform X5, with the protein MALQRTASSSASSSQLLLNSASSRSIAKAQCSVLAYTNKFNSNNHFFVDFVGLYCKSKRRSRRIGVSSSSCDSNSSIQRNSFFRFVNSTVRSQSLPLPDLKPKVKCFPYAKYSHNQSRQQMSNPRDDKSRKPVKKAGKEEHHLWKKRDSARSGEKALSLVRIVAKWMLSKGQGTTMGTYDTLLLAFDMDNRVDEAASLWNMILHTHVRSISKRLFSRMISLYDHHNMPDGIIEIFADMEELGVRPDEDTVRRVARAFKELGQEEKQKLVLKRYMSRWKYIHFKGERVRVRRNIPN; encoded by the exons ATGGCTCTGCAAAGGACGGCGTCTTCGTCGGCGTCGTCCTCTCAGCTTCTTTTAAACTCAGCTAGTAGTCGTTCCATTGCAAAGGCACAGTGTTCGGTTCTTGcttatactaataaatttaacagTAACAATCACTTCTTTGTTGATTTCGTTGGATTATACTGTAAATCCAAACGAAGAAGCAGGAGAATTGGAGTCTCATCCTCTTCTTGTGATTCTAATTCATCGATTCAGCGGAACAGTTTCTTTCGATTTGTTAACTCCACTGTTCGTTCTCAGTCGCTTCCTCTACCTGATCTCAAACCAAAG GTGAAATGTTTTCCTTATGCCAAGTATTCTCACAATCAAAGTCGACAGCAGATGTCTAATCCAAGAGATGATAAGAGTAG AAAACCAGTAAAGAAAGCAGGAAAGGAAGAGCACCACTTGTGGAAGAAAAGAGATTCAGCTAGATCTGGGGAAAAGGCATTGAGTCTTGTTAGAATT GTGGCAAAGTGGATGTTAAGTAAAGGTCAAGGAACCACAATGGGAACATATGACACCCTTCTATTGGCATTTGATATGGACAACAGGGTAGATGAAGCTGCATCTTTATGGAACATGATTTTGCACACTCATGTACGCTCTATTTCAAAGCGGCTGTTTTCAAGGATGATCTCATTGTACGATCATCATAACATGCCAGATGGGATAATAGAG ATATTTGCAGACATGGAAGAGTTGGGTGTGAGACCAGATGAAGATACTGTCAGAAGAGTGGCTCGTGCCTTCAAAGAATTAGGGCAGGAAGAAAAGCAAAAGTTGGTTCTTAAAAGGTACATGTCTAGATGGAAGTATATCCACTTCAAGGGGGAAAGGGTTAGAGTGAGAAGAAACATACCGAATTAA
- the LOC8270494 gene encoding pentatricopeptide repeat-containing protein At4g18975, chloroplastic isoform X2, with protein MALQRTASSSASSSQLLLNSASSRSIAKAQCSVLAYTNKFNSNNHFFVDFVGLYCKSKRRSRRIGVSSSSCDSNSSIQRNSFFRFVNSTVRSQSLPLPDLKPKVKCFPYAKYSHNQSRQQMSNPRDDKSRKPVKKAGKEEHHLWKKRDSARSGEKALSLVRIVCELPDEKECVYGALDKWTAWETEFPLIAVAKGLRILRKHNQWLRVIQVAKWMLSKGQGTTMGTYDTLLLAFDMDNRVDEAASLWNMILHTHVRSISKRLFSRMISLYDHHNMPDGIIEIFADMEELGVRPDEDTVRRVARAFKELGQEEKQKLVLKRYMSRWKYIHFKGERVRVRRNIPN; from the exons ATGGCTCTGCAAAGGACGGCGTCTTCGTCGGCGTCGTCCTCTCAGCTTCTTTTAAACTCAGCTAGTAGTCGTTCCATTGCAAAGGCACAGTGTTCGGTTCTTGcttatactaataaatttaacagTAACAATCACTTCTTTGTTGATTTCGTTGGATTATACTGTAAATCCAAACGAAGAAGCAGGAGAATTGGAGTCTCATCCTCTTCTTGTGATTCTAATTCATCGATTCAGCGGAACAGTTTCTTTCGATTTGTTAACTCCACTGTTCGTTCTCAGTCGCTTCCTCTACCTGATCTCAAACCAAAG GTGAAATGTTTTCCTTATGCCAAGTATTCTCACAATCAAAGTCGACAGCAGATGTCTAATCCAAGAGATGATAAGAGTAG AAAACCAGTAAAGAAAGCAGGAAAGGAAGAGCACCACTTGTGGAAGAAAAGAGATTCAGCTAGATCTGGGGAAAAGGCATTGAGTCTTGTTAGAATT GTTTGTGAACTTCCTGATGAGAAAGAGTGTGTGTATGGAGCATTAGATAAATGGACAGCTTGGGAAACAGAGTTCCCCTTGATTGCGGTGGCTAAAGGCTTAAGAATATTAAGGAAGCATAATCAATGGCTGCGTGTAATTCAA GTGGCAAAGTGGATGTTAAGTAAAGGTCAAGGAACCACAATGGGAACATATGACACCCTTCTATTGGCATTTGATATGGACAACAGGGTAGATGAAGCTGCATCTTTATGGAACATGATTTTGCACACTCATGTACGCTCTATTTCAAAGCGGCTGTTTTCAAGGATGATCTCATTGTACGATCATCATAACATGCCAGATGGGATAATAGAG ATATTTGCAGACATGGAAGAGTTGGGTGTGAGACCAGATGAAGATACTGTCAGAAGAGTGGCTCGTGCCTTCAAAGAATTAGGGCAGGAAGAAAAGCAAAAGTTGGTTCTTAAAAGGTACATGTCTAGATGGAAGTATATCCACTTCAAGGGGGAAAGGGTTAGAGTGAGAAGAAACATACCGAATTAA
- the LOC8270494 gene encoding pentatricopeptide repeat-containing protein At4g18975, chloroplastic isoform X4 has product MALQRTASSSASSSQLLLNSASSRSIAKAQCSVLAYTNKFNSNNHFFVDFVGLYCKSKRRSRRIGVSSSSCDSNSSIQRNSFFRFVNSTVRSQSLPLPDLKPKVKCFPYAKYSHNQSRQQMSNPRDDKTCHNCFTKEPHQCRKPVKKAGKEEHHLWKKRDSARSGEKALSLVRIVCELPDEKECVYGALDKWTAWETEFPLIAVAKGLRILRKHNQWLRVIQVAKWMLSKGQGTTMGTYDTLLLAFDMDNRVDEAASLWNMILHTHVRSISKRLFSRMISLYDHHNMPDGIIETWKSWV; this is encoded by the exons ATGGCTCTGCAAAGGACGGCGTCTTCGTCGGCGTCGTCCTCTCAGCTTCTTTTAAACTCAGCTAGTAGTCGTTCCATTGCAAAGGCACAGTGTTCGGTTCTTGcttatactaataaatttaacagTAACAATCACTTCTTTGTTGATTTCGTTGGATTATACTGTAAATCCAAACGAAGAAGCAGGAGAATTGGAGTCTCATCCTCTTCTTGTGATTCTAATTCATCGATTCAGCGGAACAGTTTCTTTCGATTTGTTAACTCCACTGTTCGTTCTCAGTCGCTTCCTCTACCTGATCTCAAACCAAAG GTGAAATGTTTTCCTTATGCCAAGTATTCTCACAATCAAAGTCGACAGCAGATGTCTAATCCAAGAGATGATAAGA CTTGTCACAATTGTTTCACTAAGGAACCCCACCAATGCAGAAAACCAGTAAAGAAAGCAGGAAAGGAAGAGCACCACTTGTGGAAGAAAAGAGATTCAGCTAGATCTGGGGAAAAGGCATTGAGTCTTGTTAGAATT GTTTGTGAACTTCCTGATGAGAAAGAGTGTGTGTATGGAGCATTAGATAAATGGACAGCTTGGGAAACAGAGTTCCCCTTGATTGCGGTGGCTAAAGGCTTAAGAATATTAAGGAAGCATAATCAATGGCTGCGTGTAATTCAA GTGGCAAAGTGGATGTTAAGTAAAGGTCAAGGAACCACAATGGGAACATATGACACCCTTCTATTGGCATTTGATATGGACAACAGGGTAGATGAAGCTGCATCTTTATGGAACATGATTTTGCACACTCATGTACGCTCTATTTCAAAGCGGCTGTTTTCAAGGATGATCTCATTGTACGATCATCATAACATGCCAGATGGGATAATAGAG ACATGGAAGAGTTGGGTGTGA
- the LOC8270494 gene encoding pentatricopeptide repeat-containing protein At4g18975, chloroplastic isoform X1 has product MALQRTASSSASSSQLLLNSASSRSIAKAQCSVLAYTNKFNSNNHFFVDFVGLYCKSKRRSRRIGVSSSSCDSNSSIQRNSFFRFVNSTVRSQSLPLPDLKPKVKCFPYAKYSHNQSRQQMSNPRDDKTCHNCFTKEPHQCRKPVKKAGKEEHHLWKKRDSARSGEKALSLVRIVCELPDEKECVYGALDKWTAWETEFPLIAVAKGLRILRKHNQWLRVIQVAKWMLSKGQGTTMGTYDTLLLAFDMDNRVDEAASLWNMILHTHVRSISKRLFSRMISLYDHHNMPDGIIEIFADMEELGVRPDEDTVRRVARAFKELGQEEKQKLVLKRYMSRWKYIHFKGERVRVRRNIPN; this is encoded by the exons ATGGCTCTGCAAAGGACGGCGTCTTCGTCGGCGTCGTCCTCTCAGCTTCTTTTAAACTCAGCTAGTAGTCGTTCCATTGCAAAGGCACAGTGTTCGGTTCTTGcttatactaataaatttaacagTAACAATCACTTCTTTGTTGATTTCGTTGGATTATACTGTAAATCCAAACGAAGAAGCAGGAGAATTGGAGTCTCATCCTCTTCTTGTGATTCTAATTCATCGATTCAGCGGAACAGTTTCTTTCGATTTGTTAACTCCACTGTTCGTTCTCAGTCGCTTCCTCTACCTGATCTCAAACCAAAG GTGAAATGTTTTCCTTATGCCAAGTATTCTCACAATCAAAGTCGACAGCAGATGTCTAATCCAAGAGATGATAAGA CTTGTCACAATTGTTTCACTAAGGAACCCCACCAATGCAGAAAACCAGTAAAGAAAGCAGGAAAGGAAGAGCACCACTTGTGGAAGAAAAGAGATTCAGCTAGATCTGGGGAAAAGGCATTGAGTCTTGTTAGAATT GTTTGTGAACTTCCTGATGAGAAAGAGTGTGTGTATGGAGCATTAGATAAATGGACAGCTTGGGAAACAGAGTTCCCCTTGATTGCGGTGGCTAAAGGCTTAAGAATATTAAGGAAGCATAATCAATGGCTGCGTGTAATTCAA GTGGCAAAGTGGATGTTAAGTAAAGGTCAAGGAACCACAATGGGAACATATGACACCCTTCTATTGGCATTTGATATGGACAACAGGGTAGATGAAGCTGCATCTTTATGGAACATGATTTTGCACACTCATGTACGCTCTATTTCAAAGCGGCTGTTTTCAAGGATGATCTCATTGTACGATCATCATAACATGCCAGATGGGATAATAGAG ATATTTGCAGACATGGAAGAGTTGGGTGTGAGACCAGATGAAGATACTGTCAGAAGAGTGGCTCGTGCCTTCAAAGAATTAGGGCAGGAAGAAAAGCAAAAGTTGGTTCTTAAAAGGTACATGTCTAGATGGAAGTATATCCACTTCAAGGGGGAAAGGGTTAGAGTGAGAAGAAACATACCGAATTAA